The Salmo trutta chromosome 22, fSalTru1.1, whole genome shotgun sequence genome contains the following window.
tcaggatgctctcgatggtgcagctgtagaaccttttgaggatctgaggacccatgacaaatcttttcagtctcctgagggggaataggttttgttgtgccctcttcactacctactgtatatctgtgtgtTGCTGGTGATATGCTCACATTCTATTGGATCTACTGTACTTCAAATAGTGGCCATTTAGCTGTACTTGATCTGAGCCTGTGTTCACTCTGTGGGCAGAGGCCAGCAGCACTGATGAAACAGTGAAACAGTTTGATGTCACACAATGCTTTGAATCaccaacatactgtacagtaaaacTGACTAACTGCAGCCTCCATTTTGATTTGGGTGGAGAGGGGCGGCGCAGGGCGGCACAGTAGACAGGTACCGAGGCCCAGAAGGTGCTGTTTCTCCTGACAGACAGGTGGTGATGGAACTAATGGTGTAATGGCTGACAGCTGGAGACCAAACAGCACAAAAAGGAAAGGAGAGAATGAAAGTTAGGGATGGAGTGTGAcgggaagagggggaagggttTATGAATGCAGGTAACCATCAATATGAATGAGCCTGATAACCTTTTAGGCACTGTAGAATAGACCATAGGGCTGTAGCAGTCAAACATCTAACTGCTATTGATCATCTCTTTTTTATCATCTCAGTGTTTGATTGGTCGGTCACCTCCAAAGTTCACAGGTCGCCTGTTTGCGCAAGTAAAGGAATGTCTCCCCTCTCGCTCTAGGCTCGCCAGACCCTGTATTAAGGGGTCTGTGGCAAAGGCATTGATAAGTGTTGCACCTGTCCCAATAGTTAAAACGGACTATTCCAGAATTTgactcctcatctctctctctcctctctcctcagcgTACTTCACAGACCTCTTGAACAGATCCGAGCGTTCCCTTCAAGAGTCCTTCCTGGCCACACTGGGCTCTCTCTACTCCAAGAACGCCCCTGTGTTCCAGGACCTGTACGCTGACCTGCGTCGCTACTACCGTGGCTCCGCTGTCAACCTGGAGGAGACACTCAACGACTTCTGGGCACGGCTGCTGGAGCGCCTGTTCAAGGCCTCCTCCCTCCCGCAGTACACCCTCACTGACGACTACCTGGAGTGTGTGGCCAAGCAAACGGAGACCTTGCGGCCCTTTGGGGACGTCCCCCGTGACCTCAAGCCCAAGGTCACCAGGGCCTTCGTGGCGGCGCGATCATTCGTCCAGGGCTTGACTGTCAGTGGGGAGGTGGTCCGCAAAGTCTCCCAGGTACTGTTATAGTAGAGACCTGTGCTGTTTCACGTTTTGCTACCTAATATGGCAGTGCTTTTTATTCCTGATATTACCACCTCACATCCACCACACCGTCAACCATTAAACAccctgcacacacaaacactctcaacCAGTTGAAATTGGGATTGTTATGTAAATCACAGAGTATGTTCCTTGTGTAAATCTGTCACAGAAAGAAAATGCCCTGGGTGTTTAATTTTCACGCCCAGGCAGTGTGTTTAACCTTGGTTACCCTGGTGAAAACACATgcatactgtagatagataaaGCACATTAAGGGTGTGTCTCAGTAGGGGCATGGCTCAGTAGGGGCATGTCTCAGTAGGGATGGGTAAAGGGCTGCTGTGCATTGCCCCAGCTACAGGGTGTCTGAGGGGCGGATGAAAAATGTAGCGAGGCTAGCTTAAAAACCATTTACCAGGAGTGAATTACAGAGAAGCCTGGCCCTCTGACCCCTGTCCCTTCAGCCACAGTCTACTGGCCGACTACTTGGCCAGTCTACATTTAGCCTTTATTGGATGAAAGTAAGGCATTTTAGGGACATGTCTCTATCTCTTTGGATGGTAGCAGTGGAACGTGCCCAGTGCCTGTTTCATATGCCAACTTTTATGATGCTTTTAGTATTATAGAGAATCACAAAAGCACGTTCTTGGAGAGAGGAAGGAGCCTTTGAGAAATGTTTGGGTTTTATGTTCATTTAAATGTAACATTATTATGAAAGTACTTTTAACCTACACATATCTAATGTGTAATCTTTTGTGTCTTTGAGTGGATCGATGTGTATTTTTGCGTTACTTATCGAACATACACAAGCTATTTACACAAACACCAGAGAGGGCAATAGCCACGTACAGGAATCCTGTGGGCTCTCACTCCCTTCTTCCTAAAAATAACCACCATTTCAAACCGCTCTTTATGTTGGCACAAAGAGGCCGGAGTCTGGCCCATTTAAATACTGACTTTATTTACAGCACGATGCCACCAGCTTTACAACTTTTAAATAGAACACAGGGAGAtagaagtggagaggaggagagttagatgaaagtgagtgtgtgagagagaacctgagagagagaatctgagagagagagagagaaggagagtgagagagagaaggagagtgagagagagaaagagggcgcAAGGGAAGGAGCATGTGGATGGATGGAAGAATCCCTTTGAGCTATGGTTGATTACTCTGTGACAGTGGCTGATGTAACAGTATGGCATCATGGGTGTCTGTCCAGTCACTGATCTTAATTTAGCAGCACCATTACCTGTCCGCTCTGCTCCACTCCACCTCCTGTTGTCACACTGTAGGAGATCTAACACTGTGGGATGTCACAATCAATCGGTGACATTCGGACGTATTAGGAAGCTGGTTGTCTGTGTACATTAAGCCCTGTTGATGGGTTCCTGTGAAGTCTGTTAATACAAGAACCGGTTGTAATGACACCGCTATAATCTTGTTAGCTGATCAGTCTCCTTGTGAAGTTCTTAATGGTCTCCCATTCTAGACAGCATAAGCTCACTCTTATCCTTTTAAGGAGCTACATTTGAAGCTGCATTCTGGGAAAATAACATGGTCCTCCTCCGAATTCTTTAATAGTGCGAGATTATTCCTGAAAATGATAGCCAACTCTTGTAACAGTTAGCATCCTTTAGAAAACATCTACACCAACATATCCATTTATCTATCCCCTACTGAACTCCTCTTTTGCATTAGCTGCATGGTATTGTTGCTGTTTCATGTTGCACAATGCGCACTACATAATCATAATCAATACATGATAATCATGATCATAGTGTTTTAACCACACATATACAGTGGGGCCTGAAATGATTGAcatccttgataaagatgagtaaTAATGactctaaaataaataattccaaTACTGAGCTATGTGCATGCTCAAAAACAATTAGaaagtatattattttatactaatgcaATTGCTTAGAGAAAGAgagtttaacaagtaatatttatTTTCTCAAAAAAGTAGGAGTCAAATATTTAtacccctaaagattcttataaataaagtagtcTCATTACTCCTCACAGTTAAAAAGATGCAAAGCTCCTTGATGATGATTATGGGTGTGCCCCTCCAGGTTCCTCTGAGCCCAGAGTGTACCCGTGCTATGATGAAGCTTGTGTACTGCCCCCACTGTAGAGGCCTGGCCTCCGTCAAGCCCTGTGCCAACTACTGCAGAAATGTCATGAAGGGCTGCCTTGCCAACCAGGCCGACCTGGACACCGAGTGGCAGAACCTCGTCGGTGAGAGAAACACACGTGCATTCACACATgcccgcacacacacaacacacacaaataagCACACATTCTCAGTCTTTTCCTTGATTCTCTTCCCTGTCTCTATTGTCCAGACACCATGCTGCAGGTGGCGTCTAGTTTCAGTTCTGACCCCAGTGTGGACGTGGTCATCTACTCCCTCCACATCCGCATCTCAGAGGCCATCCTCTACATGCAGGAGAACACAGAGGTCTTCACCGGCAAGGTCAGTCCAACCAGCACCAAACCCTGACTAAACCTTCCCACTCCCACTCATGGCCCATTCTCTTCAGTCGTAGATGTGTGCCTAAAGGTGTGGGTTTCATTGTGTGTTTGGTGGTAGGTGTTCCAGGCCTGTGGGACCCCCAGGATGGCAGACACACAGAGCTCAGGGtctgaggagagaaagaagagagtgaACCCTGCCAGCACCGCAATGGAGTACAAACCCAGCCCCACCACAGGGGTTCCACTGgagatgcaggtgtgtgtgtcatTAGAACTGCAGGACGTCCTCTCTgtcgtgtgtgtctgtttgtgtgtgtgctgagtATTCAAACTATGTCTTATCTCTCCTAGATATCTGATGTGTCCAGTAAGCTGAGGGAGATGCAGCAGTACTGGGTCCAGCTGCCAGCTGCTCTGTGCAATAGTAAAGTGGCAGCAGGAGCAGCTGGTGACAAGTGCTGGAATGGCATGACCAAGGCCAGGTATGACAAGCACCTGTCCAGTATTTTAGCTGTCTGGCAGAGACAGACTGTTAATGACACATTGTCAACAGTAATATGTAGAATATCATCCCCTCTCTGGTTAGAGTGAATCCCCCATGAGCCTCTGTATCTCAGCCTGAAATGGcctccccttcccctcaccctctTTCATGCTATTAAACTAAATTGATTATTGAGCAGTTTACCTCCCTTTCTGCAGTGCCACAACTCCTCCCTTATTAGATTGAGATTGGGCAATTTGATTTATAGTGGGCTGTTGACTCTGAAATATGTGACAGGCTATGtcataaaaaatgtatgcacttgtGGGTTCATGGCCGTGTTTGTGATAGTTTTTCAAGCAGCATTGGACGCTGATATAAACATGtgagtttgtgtgcgtgtgtgtgtgtgtgtagctcggtttacatccaattggcaacagattttcatgcgaatattctaaaatccacatAAAGAAAATCTGcatattttcccaccagtggtgtatttccaccaaactgactttgttgtggataaaaatcagtgtgtgatgacctagtgcacacaaaatgttttcatgtaccgaataaaaatcgaATGTTCAatatgtttccatcgcattttgaACTCTACCGATTAGTTTTTTCACaaaaatgtgcctactctggtcttggcacatgcactCCAGCCAATAGCTCACTGATACAGTGCAGGTAGACtgatacagtgcaggtaggctgTGCGGGTAGGCCAGTCTACATTATGATTATTATGGAAAAGCGcaagaatatttttatttgtcaaacagcagccaagcatGGATGATCATGTcacccttgatatttattggaactgagcatcaagctcatcaccgtgcactttcaccaccctgtgaagttcatcataacttatttcatctgtagcctaataaactgcatgctttcccgaggtGTAACGGGTGGACCACACACCATGTCctcgtgtgactccaagtttacctCTACATGaaggttattatatcaatatttcaaatcaaaatgtattggtcgcatacacatatttagcagatgtttttgcagGTCTAGATAAATGCTTGTGTACCTATATAAATGCTTGTGTGCAGTATAAATAAACAACGgcatttctcacataattcatTTTGCAGACTATCCCACCATGTTGAATGAAGAAATTATCTGTAGGCATTTATCAAATTGTAGAGCAACGTCTTGTTTCCATCACACCTGTCGTGATACGGCatgcagtgcttaatttgtaaatcgggaACACATAGTGAGCGCGAGAGGGGGTTATCCAGTGGACTCTTGAGGTACCGGAACGCATGAGAAAATCGGTGACAAACACAACGTAGCAGCAGCGCAGCAGACCAAGTATCCTACTATCTATGGGGGTGAAACTGACAGCGTTCTCCAAGGTGCTGATTCATTCAAAGCATTTTAGACGTCACTGTAGAACACCCGCCATACGTATAGCCTATAGTATGCCCACATACTAGATTATAGCcctggggcaaatccaacatttTTTACAAGCTTAATTTTCAAGACATAAATGTACAGCAACATTTTTagatggctgtgataggagaaaactgaggatgggtcaacaacattgtagttactccacaatactaacctcaatgacagagtgaaaagaaggaaggaaaAATAtcccaaaatatgcatcctgtttgcaacaaggcacttaagtaattctgcaaaaaatgtggcaaagaaacaaactttttgtcctgaatacaaagcattatgtttggggcaaatccaacacatcactgagtaccacttttcatGTTTTCAATCATtgtgttggctgcatcatgttatgggcatcTGCAAGGACTATGGAGTTTTTTTCCCCCGGATAAAACCGACCacagctataagcacaggcaaaatcctagagaaacctggttcagtctgctttccaacagacactgggagattaattcacctttcagcagggtaATAacgtaaaacacaaggccaaatctacactgttgcttaccaagacagcaatgaatgttcctgagtggcctggttacagtttcgACTATGGCAAGTCTTAAAATTGGCTGTCTAGCAAGGATCAACtctcaacttgacagagcttgaagaatttaaaaaagaataatgggcaaatattgtacaaagcTCTTACCCCAAAATACTGTAATTGTAATTGCCgctaaaggtgcttcagcaaagtattgactcagggttgtggatacttatgtaagtgagatattactgtatttaatttataaatttgcaaaaatgtctaaaaacatgtttcacttgtcattatcgggtattgtgtgtaaaaaataaattgaatacatttcgaattcaggctgtatcacaacaaaatgtggaataagtcaagggctacagtatgcatactttctgaagacactgtaaatcattgatggaaacgtggttagagATGCTGAAATATTGAAATTTGTGACAGGTCAGGACATAAAAATGCAACTCCAAGGCAATGGGCCATTAATAATGCATGTAGGGCTCAGTGTGCTGTATCGCTAGCTCAGCCGTAAGCAGAAAGTGATATGCGTAATTTACAGGTTAACAGGCATCAAGTATAGCTATTCAAGCTACAGGTAACTACCAAAAacatggaaacacttgagtaaatgagggatacaaagtatattgaaagcaggtgcttctacaaagatgtggttcctgagttaattaagtaaTTAACATCCCattgtgcttagggtcatgtataaaaaagctgggcaggccattattttggctaccaaaGCTACTGTATGCCcgtaggatgacaatgcccccattcacatgacacaagtggtcactcaatggtttgatgagcatgaaaacgatgtaatcCATATGCCAttgctgtctcagtcaccagatcccAACCCAATTTAACACTTATGGTaaattctggagcggcgcctgggATAGCGttctccaccaccatc
Protein-coding sequences here:
- the LOC115158357 gene encoding glypican-1, with translation MDFLQALLFFFLSAVPLSADNANSKARSCLDVRQFYSGKGFTLNGVPQTEISGEHLRICPQGYTCCTSAMEETLSNLSRREFEGLVREAGRSLQASLNTQYRSFDTYFTDLLNRSERSLQESFLATLGSLYSKNAPVFQDLYADLRRYYRGSAVNLEETLNDFWARLLERLFKASSLPQYTLTDDYLECVAKQTETLRPFGDVPRDLKPKVTRAFVAARSFVQGLTVSGEVVRKVSQVPLSPECTRAMMKLVYCPHCRGLASVKPCANYCRNVMKGCLANQADLDTEWQNLVDTMLQVASSFSSDPSVDVVIYSLHIRISEAILYMQENTEVFTGKVFQACGTPRMADTQSSGSEERKKRVNPASTAMEYKPSPTTGVPLEMQISDVSSKLREMQQYWVQLPAALCNSKVAAGAAGDKCWNGMTKARYLPEVMGDGLASQINNPEVEIDITKPDMTIRQQIMQLKIMTNRLRNALNGNDVDFQDASDDVSGSGSGMCTGESCARSGPRVIVPKTDSTRYYNPPENKKVKGTGTQTHPSILLPLLSLATLLLRR